The Nitrosomonas communis genome has a segment encoding these proteins:
- a CDS encoding RNA polymerase factor sigma-54: MKPTLHLKLTTSLKLTPQLQQSIKLLQLSTIELNQEIERMLQNNPLLELSDKTDYDQMHAEDFSLSLPLDRTSPIELNDAQHQEKDDELSLPSSEETYRLGDYEIFSSHRESEEDEWDFTQQMINPPTLREHLIMQISLSQISERDRQIVRILIESLDDDGYLAQDLQELFEMLPAELGIHLADLQTALKYLQQLDPPGLGARNLQECLLLQLQALPEDTPCRQEAILLVEHDLEILASKDFKQIKKLLHCDDECLRSVQQLITQLNPKPGSTFNSAASRYVIPDVIVTKLNGAWVAKLNPESIPRLSINQLYAGILKRDRNDSTQMLMSQLNEAKWMLKNIQQRSETIFRVSTIIVEHQQAFFEHGAVAMRPLVMREIAEALNLHESTVSRVTTQKFMHTPQGIFELKYFFGSHVATHGGGACSAIAIRTLIKQLIQGEEQKKPLTDNRISQILAEQGIIVARRTVAKYRESMQIPPANLRKGL, encoded by the coding sequence ATGAAACCTACTCTTCATCTTAAATTAACTACCAGTCTTAAGCTTACGCCACAGTTGCAACAGTCCATAAAATTGCTGCAGCTTTCTACCATTGAGTTAAATCAGGAAATAGAACGTATGCTGCAGAATAATCCTCTGCTGGAATTAAGCGATAAGACGGATTATGATCAGATGCATGCAGAGGATTTCTCGCTCTCATTACCCTTGGATAGGACTTCGCCCATTGAGTTGAATGACGCACAACATCAAGAGAAGGATGATGAATTGAGCTTACCTTCCAGTGAAGAGACTTACAGGCTTGGTGATTATGAAATCTTTTCCAGTCATCGAGAAAGTGAGGAGGATGAATGGGATTTTACCCAACAGATGATCAATCCTCCCACTTTGCGTGAACATCTCATTATGCAAATCAGCTTGAGCCAGATCAGCGAACGCGACCGTCAAATCGTGAGGATATTAATCGAAAGTCTGGATGATGATGGTTACCTTGCGCAGGACCTGCAAGAATTATTTGAAATGCTGCCAGCAGAGTTGGGCATTCATCTGGCTGACTTGCAGACAGCGCTTAAATATTTGCAACAATTGGATCCACCCGGTTTAGGTGCACGTAATTTGCAAGAGTGTCTACTCTTGCAGCTACAAGCACTGCCTGAAGACACGCCTTGTCGTCAGGAGGCGATTTTGCTTGTGGAGCACGATCTAGAGATACTTGCTTCAAAAGATTTTAAACAGATTAAGAAGTTGTTGCATTGTGATGATGAATGCCTGCGTTCCGTGCAGCAACTTATTACTCAATTGAATCCCAAACCGGGTAGTACGTTCAATTCAGCTGCCTCGCGTTATGTCATACCTGACGTAATTGTGACTAAGCTTAATGGGGCATGGGTAGCAAAACTTAATCCTGAATCAATTCCCCGCCTTAGTATTAATCAACTTTATGCTGGTATATTAAAGCGTGATCGAAATGATTCGACTCAAATGTTAATGAGTCAGCTTAATGAAGCCAAATGGATGCTTAAGAATATCCAGCAACGTTCTGAAACTATTTTTCGAGTATCCACTATTATAGTAGAGCACCAGCAGGCTTTCTTCGAGCATGGGGCAGTTGCAATGCGTCCGCTTGTCATGAGGGAAATTGCAGAAGCTCTGAATTTGCATGAATCTACCGTCTCACGTGTTACCACGCAAAAGTTTATGCATACACCCCAAGGCATATTTGAGCTCAAGTATTTTTTTGGAAGCCATGTCGCAACCCATGGTGGCGGAGCCTGCTCTGCTATTGCAATTCGTACTTTAATCAAACAATTGATACAAGGTGAGGAACAGAAAAAGCCGCTTACTGATAATCGGATTTCCCAGATTCTGGCTGAGCAGGGAATTATTGTTGCACGTCGTACGGTTGCAAAATACCGCGAATCGATGCAAATTCCCCCAGCTAATCTTCGTAAAGGGCTTTAA
- the lptA gene encoding lipopolysaccharide transport periplasmic protein LptA — translation MNVFFFVLLIIGTLCSEHVLAERADRNKPIQIESDSATVEDYKRKDNFRISTFIGNVIYTQGTRIMRADKVIIKEDLKGFHYATAYGDLVSYREKRDSVDEYIEGWSQRVEYDEKADKIELFGKALLKRGEDEVRGDYISYDIMRDFFEVISGKEKKAQEKSDSRVRVIIQPKTKSPKTTDDGE, via the coding sequence ATGAATGTATTTTTTTTCGTCTTGTTAATTATTGGCACACTGTGCTCGGAGCACGTTCTGGCAGAACGCGCTGATCGTAATAAACCGATTCAGATAGAATCAGATAGTGCTACAGTCGAAGACTATAAACGTAAGGATAATTTTCGCATAAGCACCTTTATCGGTAACGTTATTTATACGCAGGGGACGCGTATCATGAGGGCAGATAAGGTGATCATAAAAGAGGATCTCAAAGGCTTCCACTATGCGACCGCTTACGGAGATCTTGTCAGTTACCGGGAGAAACGTGATAGTGTTGACGAGTATATTGAGGGTTGGAGTCAACGCGTAGAATATGATGAAAAGGCCGATAAAATCGAGTTATTTGGCAAGGCGCTGTTAAAGCGAGGGGAGGATGAAGTGCGTGGCGACTATATTTCTTATGATATTATGCGGGATTTCTTCGAGGTGATCAGCGGCAAAGAGAAAAAAGCTCAAGAAAAATCAGACAGCAGAGTGCGGGTGATTATTCAGCCTAAAACAAAATCCCCCAAAACAACAGATGATGGAGAATAG
- the lptB gene encoding LPS export ABC transporter ATP-binding protein, which translates to MSVLRADHLMKSYKSRTVVRDVSFSISSGEVVGLLGPNGAGKTTCFYMIVGLIPLGDGEIHLNDRDLSNMPIHQRARLGLSYLPQEASIFRRLSVEDNILAVLELQNFNAAEIQQRLDHLLQDLHITHLRENLGISLSGGERRRVEIARALATKPSFILLDEPFAGVDPIAVMDIQKVIGFLKERGIGVLITDHNVRETLGICDRAYIISEGTVLASGKPSEIIDNERVREVYLGEHFRL; encoded by the coding sequence ATGAGCGTACTTAGAGCTGACCATTTGATGAAAAGCTATAAATCTCGTACAGTAGTGCGGGATGTGTCCTTTTCTATCAGTAGTGGCGAAGTGGTTGGTTTGCTTGGCCCCAATGGAGCGGGCAAAACCACTTGTTTTTATATGATAGTGGGGCTGATACCATTAGGCGATGGTGAAATTCATTTGAACGACCGTGACTTGAGCAATATGCCGATTCATCAACGTGCGCGCCTTGGTTTGAGCTATTTGCCTCAGGAAGCTTCCATTTTTCGGCGTCTCTCGGTTGAAGATAATATCCTGGCTGTACTGGAGCTGCAGAATTTTAATGCTGCTGAGATTCAGCAACGGCTGGATCATTTATTGCAAGATTTGCATATTACTCATCTGCGAGAGAATCTGGGTATTAGCCTATCGGGTGGTGAGAGGCGGCGTGTAGAGATTGCGCGTGCTTTGGCTACAAAACCAAGTTTTATTCTTTTGGATGAACCCTTTGCAGGTGTAGATCCAATCGCAGTCATGGATATCCAGAAAGTGATTGGTTTTCTCAAAGAACGTGGTATTGGCGTGCTGATTACTGATCATAATGTGAGAGAAACATTAGGTATTTGTGATCGCGCCTATATTATCAGTGAAGGGACCGTGCTTGCCAGCGGTAAACCTAGCGAAATTATAGATAATGAGCGGGTAAGGGAAGTTTATCTAGGAGAGCATTTCCGGCTTTAA
- the lptC gene encoding LPS export ABC transporter periplasmic protein LptC, whose amino-acid sequence MTILALLTLWLDQAIQYPRSREDYDSNHQPDYIIENLAGVQVAYDKARQLLFSADVMTHYPAGDMSYYEQVDFTRLQPDKPLVHISADYAEFDDGKDIYLKENVFIIREKDLDRVTMRTEFLHLIPHAEIAKTDQPVTLVKMDMTVNAVGMELNDRTEKIDLKSRVKVRVNKRQQSTDRSLNKKPQTQPNQPKK is encoded by the coding sequence TTGACGATACTTGCATTGTTGACATTATGGCTGGATCAAGCGATTCAATATCCAAGAAGCCGTGAAGATTACGATTCAAATCATCAACCTGACTATATTATTGAAAATCTTGCGGGCGTCCAAGTCGCTTATGATAAAGCACGTCAGCTTCTTTTTTCTGCCGATGTGATGACCCATTATCCGGCAGGAGATATGTCTTATTATGAACAGGTTGATTTTACCCGTTTGCAACCGGATAAGCCGTTGGTACATATTAGCGCTGATTATGCTGAGTTTGATGACGGTAAAGATATCTATCTCAAGGAAAACGTGTTCATCATTAGAGAAAAAGACTTAGATAGGGTGACGATGCGTACTGAATTTCTGCATCTGATCCCTCATGCTGAAATTGCAAAAACAGATCAGCCTGTAACGCTGGTAAAGATGGATATGACCGTAAATGCGGTAGGGATGGAGTTAAATGATCGAACAGAAAAAATTGATCTGAAATCAAGGGTAAAAGTGCGAGTGAACAAAAGGCAGCAGAGTACTGATCGATCTTTGAATAAAAAGCCGCAGACCCAACCAAATCAGCCTAAAAAATGA